Proteins from one Mucilaginibacter jinjuensis genomic window:
- a CDS encoding ArnT family glycosyltransferase, which produces MPYRNLKPTYGNFILIFVGIKILFNLLAISHFGFHRDELLHLALGDHLDWGYKEVPPFIAFLAGIVNHVFGSSLVAARVFPTLFAAMMVWFTGKLVVEFGGRRLAITIACLTLIFSPAFAASDYLFQPVIFDQFWWLVTVCLLVKYLHTRNVNYMYLLGVAVGLGILTKYTMVFFVVALVIGLLISKQRKVLWSKPFLISALIAFIIVLPNFIWQLTHHMPVFTHMSTLQKYQLDKNDPFDFIKQQFLVHGVGLFVWAIGLLCLFGSYKLRKYMFLGIAYLVVFAFLLKMNGKAYYLFPAYPMLFAAGAYMIERWVKTSWRILRGAIIVFLTLPNLIFFPIVLPFLTLNETLAYTKWAMEKMPALNFIVTWEDKKQHPLTQDYADMLSWEEMVAKTAKIYFSLTPEEQAHTIIFADNYGEGGAFQHFGPKYHLPSIICLNSSFALWAPATMAPKNIIYVSDDKDVSDLKPVSASIELKDEITDPLAREYGTGIFLLKGMKPAITKIYEQSLKQKLSE; this is translated from the coding sequence ATGCCATACAGAAACCTCAAGCCAACGTACGGAAACTTCATTTTAATTTTTGTAGGGATCAAGATCCTCTTCAATCTGCTTGCCATCTCGCACTTTGGTTTTCACCGGGATGAGTTGCTGCATCTGGCCTTAGGCGATCATCTGGACTGGGGGTATAAAGAAGTCCCGCCGTTCATTGCTTTCCTGGCAGGTATTGTAAATCATGTATTCGGCAGTTCGTTAGTGGCAGCACGTGTTTTCCCTACGCTGTTTGCAGCCATGATGGTTTGGTTTACCGGCAAACTGGTAGTAGAATTTGGCGGCCGACGCTTAGCTATTACAATTGCCTGCTTAACATTGATATTTTCCCCCGCTTTTGCAGCAAGTGATTACCTTTTTCAACCCGTAATATTCGATCAGTTTTGGTGGCTGGTAACGGTTTGCCTGCTGGTTAAATACCTGCATACCCGCAATGTTAACTATATGTACCTGCTTGGTGTAGCTGTTGGTTTGGGTATCCTCACCAAATACACCATGGTATTTTTTGTGGTGGCTTTGGTTATCGGTTTGCTCATCAGCAAACAGCGTAAAGTACTTTGGAGTAAGCCTTTTTTAATTAGTGCGTTGATAGCGTTTATCATCGTGCTGCCTAACTTTATCTGGCAGTTAACACACCACATGCCGGTATTTACCCACATGTCTACCCTGCAAAAATATCAGCTTGATAAAAATGACCCGTTCGATTTTATTAAGCAACAGTTCCTGGTGCATGGCGTAGGTTTATTTGTGTGGGCAATTGGTTTGCTTTGTCTGTTTGGTTCTTATAAGCTGCGTAAATACATGTTTTTAGGTATAGCTTATTTAGTTGTGTTCGCCTTCTTATTAAAAATGAATGGCAAAGCCTATTACCTGTTCCCTGCATACCCCATGCTGTTTGCTGCCGGTGCTTATATGATAGAGCGTTGGGTAAAAACAAGCTGGAGAATTTTGCGAGGGGCAATTATTGTGTTTCTTACCTTGCCTAACTTGATCTTTTTCCCCATTGTATTGCCATTTTTAACATTGAATGAAACTTTAGCTTACACTAAATGGGCTATGGAGAAAATGCCTGCCCTAAACTTCATTGTAACCTGGGAAGATAAAAAACAACATCCGCTTACCCAGGATTATGCTGACATGTTAAGCTGGGAAGAAATGGTAGCCAAAACAGCCAAAATATACTTCAGTCTAACGCCCGAAGAGCAGGCGCATACCATCATTTTTGCTGATAATTATGGCGAAGGCGGTGCTTTCCAGCACTTCGGCCCAAAATATCATTTGCCAAGTATAATATGCCTTAACAGTAGTTTCGCACTGTGGGCTCCTGCCACTATGGCTCCAAAAAATATTATTTACGTGAGTGATGATAAAGATGTAAGTGACCTGAAACCTGTATCAGCCAGTATTGAATTAAAAGATGAAATAACCGATCCCTTAGCACGCGAATATGGCACCGGCATTTTCCTGCTTAAAGGCATGAAACCAGCGATTACTAAAATTTATGAGCAAAGTTTGAAACAAAAGCTATCAGAATGA
- a CDS encoding helix-turn-helix domain-containing protein, whose amino-acid sequence MSTLHIKNMVCKRCIMAVENLLKAEGYHVNNIELGEVEIAEQADADQLVTLDKELHHLGFELIDDRKGRLVERIKNLIVQLVHYSKEPIQVNLSDYLTEKLPYEYNYLSNLFSETVGSTIEKFYINQKIERIKELLIYDELSLSEIAYQMGYSSTAYLSSQFKKVTGLTPGYFKAIKSNKRRNIEEL is encoded by the coding sequence ATGAGCACGCTGCATATAAAAAACATGGTTTGTAAACGCTGTATAATGGCGGTTGAGAACCTACTAAAAGCCGAAGGCTACCATGTTAACAATATAGAATTAGGAGAGGTAGAGATAGCAGAACAAGCTGATGCGGATCAATTAGTCACGCTTGATAAAGAACTGCACCATTTAGGTTTCGAACTGATAGATGACCGTAAAGGCCGCCTGGTTGAGCGGATCAAGAACCTCATTGTTCAATTAGTCCACTACAGTAAAGAGCCCATACAGGTAAACTTATCAGACTATCTTACAGAAAAGTTGCCTTATGAGTATAATTACCTTAGTAACTTATTCTCTGAAACTGTGGGTAGTACAATTGAAAAATTCTACATCAACCAAAAAATAGAGCGGATTAAAGAGTTGCTGATTTATGATGAGTTGAGCCTGTCCGAAATTGCTTACCAAATGGGTTACAGCAGTACAGCGTATTTATCGAGCCAGTTTAAAAAGGTTACCGGCTTAACGCCGGGCTATTTTAAAGCCATTAAATCAAACAAACGCCGTAATATCGAAGAACTGTAA
- a CDS encoding DMT family protein codes for MRGLKTIIFLIISNTFMTFAWYGHLKFKEYSWGKNLGLVSVILISWGLAFFEYMFQVPANKAGFKGDGGPYSLVQLKTIQEAITLTVFMIFTTVFFKTERLGWNHLVGFGLIVLAVFVIFKKW; via the coding sequence ATGCGCGGACTAAAAACTATTATATTCTTAATCATCTCCAATACCTTCATGACCTTTGCCTGGTACGGGCACTTAAAATTCAAGGAATATTCGTGGGGCAAAAACTTAGGCCTCGTTTCAGTAATTCTCATTAGCTGGGGATTAGCTTTTTTCGAATACATGTTCCAGGTACCGGCCAATAAAGCAGGTTTTAAAGGTGATGGCGGACCGTATAGCCTTGTACAGCTTAAAACTATACAGGAAGCCATTACACTAACCGTTTTCATGATTTTCACCACTGTATTCTTCAAAACAGAGCGCCTGGGCTGGAACCATTTGGTTGGTTTTGGGCTGATTGTTTTGGCGGTGTTTGTGATATTTAAGAAATGGTAG